The Pontiella desulfatans sequence CTGGCGGTGTCGGGCAGCGCATGTTTTTCAAGCGTTTCGAGATTGGAGATGCAATCTTCGACCACCGCGCCGATGTGCCCTGCTTGCCCCGCTTGGTTGTGGCCGGTGGTTTCGAGATGTTCGGTTAACAGCAGGCTGATGCTGCGCATGGCCCGGAGCTCGGCGAGCGGGGTTTCCAGCAAGGACTCGAGAATGTCGGAATATTCCCGTTTTTCGGTTTCCATTAAATGGTGGGTTAATTCCTGGAGCTCGCTTGTGCGTTCCTTCACGAGATCCTCCAGCGAGTTGTTGAGCAGGAGGTAGCGGTCGCGCGTGGTTTTCAGCAGGGCGGCGCTGTGCCCGAAGATGAGCTGGGAGCCGAGGCCGAAGGGGTTGATGGTTTCGAAGAGGATGGTTCCTCCGTCGGTGTGGTAGAGGAGCACGGCAAAGTGGTAGGGGATGGTTAGGGCAACGGTGGAGATCACCCCCTGGTGCCGGCCCAGCCAGCCGGCTAGCATCGCGAGTG is a genomic window containing:
- a CDS encoding ATP-binding protein, which codes for MKKSQAILLGAWLAYIGFSFFLFPALSITVFLASIPLAMLAGWLGRHQGVISTVALTIPYHFAVLLYHTDGGTILFETINPFGLGSQLIFGHSAALLKTTRDRYLLLNNSLEDLVKERTSELQELTHHLMETEKREYSDILESLLETPLAELRAMRSISLLLTEHLETTGHNQAGQAGHIGAVVEDCISNLETLEKHALPDTASEAGLEYFIRTLVNQLADLSQVEVELVSPENWTEVEEGKNHHLCQIVHEAVSNAIRHAKPSRIEIGVEQDPDATTLYIENNGTPFNAGESNGMGLPIMHYRASKIGATFAINSTNEKNTRVECKIPKKSA